The following are encoded together in the Nitrospiria bacterium genome:
- a CDS encoding P-II family nitrogen regulator: MTRSKVKGSLPGSSPCCSMTNAHTGKKGDGLIFIVPVDQVIRIYKRDPEEEESE; this comes from the coding sequence ATGACCCGCAGCAAAGTAAAGGGTTCGCTTCCGGGCTCAAGCCCATGCTGCTCAATGACCAATGCCCACACTGGCAAGAAGGGAGACGGACTGATTTTTATCGTTCCCGTTGACCAAGTCATTCGGATCTACAAAAGGGACCCAGAGGAGGAGGAATCGGAATGA
- a CDS encoding DUF6488 family protein encodes MQLKILIFGFLLSLFSATVMAGSDHDHGHSHSQEPVDQVTAKMRATKVVAVLVETKKLDESWASINVSSVEKKMFNGEPEWVAVFVNDKITDTEKRKFYVFLTLGGDYIAANFTGN; translated from the coding sequence ATGCAATTAAAAATATTAATATTTGGTTTCTTACTCAGTCTTTTCTCAGCCACCGTTATGGCCGGAAGCGACCACGATCACGGGCATTCACATTCTCAGGAGCCTGTAGATCAGGTAACAGCAAAAATGAGGGCGACCAAAGTGGTTGCCGTGCTCGTAGAAACAAAAAAGCTGGATGAAAGCTGGGCATCCATCAACGTAAGTTCCGTTGAGAAAAAAATGTTTAATGGTGAACCTGAATGGGTGGCCGTTTTTGTTAATGACAAAATAACCGATACTGAAAAACGAAAATTTTATGTATTTCTGACTTTGGGTGGGGATTATATCGCGGCAAATTTCACCGGGAATTAG
- a CDS encoding type II toxin-antitoxin system HicB family antitoxin codes for METNILVLFFHVLWRHHLATTASAALIAFHRLHDPSIAVDLEAKPLYNHPLLPLVSFHHPWRPIFFITLPRRGSRVQIPFPAPYFSGFEPLRGFVKKIPSFARRGIGEVEDSILLPQIFYLKKMRKLTMVHYRYTVDILPEEDGKGYYASVQALPGCFSQGKTIEETKKNTQAAIKLLLRH; via the coding sequence ATGGAAACCAACATCCTAGTCCTGTTTTTCCATGTTCTCTGGCGCCACCACCTCGCCACCACGGCGAGTGCAGCTTTGATCGCTTTCCATCGCCTTCACGATCCTTCCATCGCTGTTGACCTTGAAGCTAAGCCCTTGTATAATCACCCATTGTTGCCCTTGGTATCCTTTCATCACCCTTGGCGTCCTATATTCTTTATTACTTTGCCAAGGCGAGGGTCGCGGGTTCAAATCCCGTTTCCCGCTCCATATTTTTCAGGATTTGAGCCCCTCCGGGGGTTTGTAAAAAAAATCCCCTCCTTTGCAAGGAGGGGCATTGGTGAGGTAGAGGATTCAATTTTACTTCCTCAAATTTTTTATTTAAAAAAAATGAGGAAATTAACCATGGTCCATTATCGCTATACCGTGGATATTCTTCCTGAGGAAGATGGAAAAGGGTACTATGCTTCCGTTCAAGCACTTCCCGGGTGTTTTTCTCAAGGAAAAACCATTGAAGAAACAAAAAAGAATACTCAAGCCGCAATTAAACTTCTATTAAGGCATTAA
- a CDS encoding DUF3240 family protein — translation MKNLTLIIHTNAKQDLVDRLRPLEEVTGFTFYHVEGQGVKVEGDPFLLAGDKVVCYTPWVRVDILREDADVDAVLDTLGTKRIAIDVQGIY, via the coding sequence ATGAAAAACCTGACACTGATAATTCACACGAACGCCAAACAGGATCTGGTGGATCGGCTGCGTCCCTTGGAAGAGGTCACAGGCTTTACCTTTTACCATGTTGAAGGGCAGGGGGTAAAGGTCGAAGGTGATCCCTTTCTCTTAGCGGGGGACAAAGTGGTCTGCTACACACCTTGGGTACGGGTGGATATCTTGCGGGAAGATGCTGATGTGGATGCGGTGCTCGATACGTTGGGTACGAAAAGGATTGCCATCGATGTCCAGGGGATCTACTAG